In one window of Syngnathus scovelli strain Florida chromosome 22, RoL_Ssco_1.2, whole genome shotgun sequence DNA:
- the itih5 gene encoding inter-alpha-trypsin inhibitor heavy chain H5, whose amino-acid sequence MKTMLLLASLLLRASCALGQVDHFPPGDHLDDHFDLNMAPHRVPRQVKNILVKEARPHVQELSVNTTVISRYAFTAVRCVMLNRHAAAGEGVFLFPVPAGAFVSNFTMIIAGRVYRSRVAPKERRSLKRPDGKARDKESGDPSSEVFRMGASIPGGERAVFLLEYEELLRRRLGRYEHVTGLRPLQLVSRLRVDVTVVDHLPITALEVLPLRRSGGTGPARAAAKTDPPVTTTVRREKNACKVTFSPNIIQQAKITTDGILGDFVVRYDVRRDTAVGDVRVQKGHFVHYFAPKGLPAVPKNVVFVIDTSASMLGAKIKQTKDALLAILRDLRAVDRFNLISFSNKIKVWRASGPVPVTPLNIRDAKKFIYALMPSGGSNTDGAIQSASALFRERLDGVSLVIFLTDGRPTVGESESAAILGNTRSAARDKFCVFTVGIGADADYKLLERMALENCGATKRIRQGDDAGAMLRSFYEEMATPLLSHVRMDYVSADGVTRRLYANYFNGSELVVAGKSGAAEALRVRVTADNDDKKLVLETDVALRRRESEADQLVKAAARSFPESREALKRLAADLAERVWAFLTLKEELRSRLLGRTSREREEHVRRATDLSLAYRFLTPLTNMLVDEVSSDGDEAPDDVEEEGTLREEADRQSLTLGSGGRGQVDRRPAKKSLTISKTSADGDPHFVVDFPLSKTAVCFNINGEPGHVLRLLSDHKFSGVTVNGKLIGTPPPAGSRKRRRTYFSSIAVVVDRPRRAYVEVTPTKVILDGADRLVLPCRSSASVESGALSLAIVGGRNVTLRIGARVALVVLLHLYKNPAPYQRDHLGFYIQDSEGLSPGCHGLLGQFLHQEVSVVEGEAGDRPSSALLKVRGRSVPVVRKSRRIYGGAHSVDCWFAGNNGAKVVDGRYEDYVASHMFDTGDGPHGSNA is encoded by the exons ATGAAAACCATGCTGCTGCTGGCTTCACTGCTCCTGCGCGCCTCTTGCGCCCTTGGCCAAGTGGACCATTTCCCACCAGGAGACCATTTGGATGACCACTTTGATTTGAACATG GCACCGCACAGAGTTCCACGACAGGTGAAAAACATCCTGGTGAAG GAGGCCAGACCTCACGTCCAGGAGCTGTCCGTCAACACCACCGTCATCTCCCGCTACGCCTTCACGGCGGTGCGCTGCGTCATGCTCAACCGGCACGCCGCCGCCGGCGAGGGCGTCTTCCTCTTCCCCGTGCCGGCCGGCGCTTTCGTCTCCAACTTCACCAT GATCATCGCAGGGCGCGTCTACCGGAGTCGGGTCGCGCCGAAGGAGCGGCGGAGTCTCAAGCGGCCAGACGGAAAAGCTCGGGACAAAGAGTCAGGTGACCCGAG TTCTGAGGTGTTCCGGATGGGGGCCAGCATTCCGGGCGGCGAGCGGGCCGTCTTCCTGCTCGAATACGAGGAGCTGCTGCGGCGCCGGCTGGGCCGCTACGAGCACGTGACGGGCCTGCGGCCGCTGCAGCTGGTCAGCCGCCTGCGGGTGGATGTCACCGTGGTGGACCACTTGCCCATCACCGCCCTGGAGGTGCTTCCTCTCCGCCGAAGCGGCGGGACCGGCCCGGCCAGGGCGGCAG CCAAGACGGATCCTCCCGTCACCACGACGGTCCGAAGGGAAAAGAACGCCTGCAAGGTCACCTTCAGccccaacatcattcagcaggcCAAGATCACCACCGACGGCATCCTGGGGGATTTTGTCGTCCGCTACGACGTCCGGAGGGACACGGCGGTCGGAGACGTGCGG GTTCAAAAGGGCCACTTTGTCCACTACTTTGCGCCCAAAGGCTTGCCGGCCGTGCCCAAGAACGTGGTGTTTGTCATCGACACCAGCGCCTCCATGTTGGGTGCCAAGATCAAACAG ACCAAAGACGCCTTGCTGGCCATCCTGCGCGACCTGCGAGCCGTCGATCGCTTCAATTTGATCAGCTTCTCCAACAAGATCAAAGTGTGGCGAGCGAGCGGCCCGGTGCCCGTCACGCCGCTCAACATCCGAGACGCCAAGAAGTTCATCTACGCGCTGATGCCGAGCGGAG GCAGCAACACGGACGGCGCCATCCAGAGCGCCTCGGCTCTTTTCCGCGAGCGCCTCGACGGCGTCTCGCTCGTCATCTtcctgacggacggacggcccaCGGTGGGCGAGTCGGAGTCGGCGGCCATCCTGGGAAACACCCGCTCGGCCGCGCGAGACAAGTTCTGCGTCTTCACCGTCGGCATCGGCGCCGACGCCGACTACAAGCTGCTGGAGCGCATGGCCCTGGAGAACTGCGGCGCCACGAAGCGCATCCGCCAGGGAGACGACGCCGGCGCCATGCTCAGAAG CTTCTACGAGGAGATGGCCACTCCGCTGCTGTCCCACGTCAGGATGGACTACGTGTCCGCAGACGGCGTCACCCGCCGCCTCTACGCCAACTACTTCAACGGCTCCGAGTTGGTCGTCGCCGGCAAGTCGGGCGCCGCCGAGGCTCTCCGCGTTCGGGTCACGGCCGACAATGACGACAAGAAGCTCGTCCTGGAGACGGACGTGGCGCTGCGGCGGCGGGAGTCGGAGGCCGACCAGCTGGTGAAGGCGGCGGCCCGGAGCTTTCCCGAATCGAGGGAAGCTTTGAAGCGGCTGGCGGCGGACTTGGCGGAGCGCGTGTGGGCGTTCCTGACGCTCAAGGAGGAGCTCCGTTCGCGTCTGCTCGGCCGAACCAGCCGGGAGAGGGAAGAACACGTCCGGCGGGCCACCGACCTCTCCCTGGCGTACCGCTTCCTCACCCCTCTCACCAACATGCTGGTGGACGAGGTCTCGTCGGACGGCGACGAGGCGCCAGACGACGTCGAAGAAGAAGGAACGTTACGCGAAGAAGCCGACAGACAGAGTTTAACTCTCGGCAGCGGCGGGAGAG GTCAAGTTGACAGGAGACCCGCCAAGAAGTCCCTCACCATCTCCAAAACATCAG CCGACGGCGATCCTCACTTTGTGGTGGACTTCCCTCTCAGCAAGACGGCCGTCTGCTTCAACATCAACGGCGAGCCCGGCCACGTCCTCCGCCTGCTTTCCGATCACAAATTCTCCG GCGTGACGGTGAACGGCAAACTCATCGGCACGCCGCCGCCGGCGGGCAGCCGTAAGCGTCGGCGCACGTATTTTAGCAGCATCGCGGTGGTGGTGGACCGCCCCCGCCGCGCCTACGTGGAGGTGACGCCCACCAAGGTCATcctggacggcgccgaccgcctGGTGCTGCCGTGCCGCTCCAGCGCCTCGGTGGAGAGCGGCGCGCTGTCGCTGGCCATCGTCGGCGGCCGCAACGTGACGCTGAGGATCGGCGCCCGCGTGGCCTTGGTGGTCCTGCTGCACCTCTACAAGAACCCGGCGCCCTACCAGAGAGACCACCTGGGCTTCTACATCCAAGACAGCGAGGGGCTCTCGCCCGGCTGCCACGGCCTGCTGG GCCAGTTTCTGCACCAGGAGGTGAGCGTCGTGGAAGGAGAGGCCGGAGACCGTCCCTCCTCGGCGCTCCTGAAGGTGAGGGGCCGCTCGGTGCCGGTGGT
- the itih2 gene encoding inter-alpha-trypsin inhibitor heavy chain H2, whose translation MKPKEIFLFLLIGLLGLQEHRCFEFVIDGEWEDESDLLNHGDRHKRAILTSEEQEDFEAIRGDDITVKSYKVESRITSRFAHTTVRSSVVNSGSKAQTIGFNVQIPKRAFITNFTMNVNGIVFVGSVKEKTVARNLYAQARAKGKAAGIVRSNSQEMETFKTEVYVPPGSNIEFELHYQEMLERKLGFYEHSLHLQPGRLVPQLQVDVYIFEPKGIATLETSNNFGDMFAELVAVTQSPEKAHVVFKPNLNQQRKCDNCTQSAIDGTLNVKYDVKRDSNAGELQVSDGHFVHFFAPSNMSPLPKNIVFVIDVSGSMWGVKMKQTVEAMQAILDDLTVDDQFSIIDFNHNVRCWNEDLVPGSSVQIADAKRYVQNIKPVGGTNINEALMKAVQMLVRASNQGLIDPRSVSMIILVSDGDPTVGEIKLSTIQKNVKKAMRDDFSLFSLGIGFDVDYDFLERIAMDNRGIAQRIFANHDAAEQLRNFYSQVSNPLLRKITVQFPEDSVSDVTQNQFDKFFGGSELVVAGKVQPLEGDTLTSFTTASGALLDITLETEVDTSKLDMELAKQQHSFTGFARQLWAYITIKQMISERSLAPSAAKKRKITQRILALAMEHQFVTPLTALLVESEDSKERLLADSPKDPKQGCCSGSGLGGGSRTLPPVKVVYQPPPWVQMTTPAPPSHVEKGPEEWTMLKTVNLVDNDPHFIVHLPQSNTDICFNIDSEPGHILNLVTDRGAGLAVNGQLIGNKMAHNGKRRTYFGVISVYYQPDGIGVAVSADDIAFTDGKNNHSFTWGATADIIQNGVRISIVKDAQVTVTINRSIKVMVLLHRVWKKHPFNVDFLGLYLPNDNQYSPLVHGLIGQFSQEPDVTIYDIRDGADPQKKEATMEVKGNKLQVTRGWQKDYRHDKRRGSDVYCWFVHNSGKGFIDGHYSAYIVPDLDSFLSME comes from the exons ATGAAGCCAAAagagatttttctttttctcctcaTCGGACTCTTGGGCCTCCAAGAGCACCGTTGCTTTGAGTTTGTCATCGACGGAGAATGGGAGGACGAG TCAGATCTTCTCAATCACGGTGACAGACACAAG aGAGCCATCTTGACCAGCGAGGAACAGGAAGACTTTGAG GCCATCCGCGGAGATGACATCACCGTCAAGAGCTACAAGGTGGAGAGTCGGATCACGTCGCGCTTCGCCCACACCACCGTCCGGAGCTCGGTGGTCAACTCGGGCTCCAAAGCCCAAACCATCGGCTTCAACGTGCAGATCCCCAAACGAGCCTTCATTACCAACTTCACCAT GAACGTCAACGGCATCGTCTTCGTGGGCTCGGTGAAGGAGAAGACGGTGGCCAGGAATCTGTACGCTCAGGCACGAGCCAAAGGGAAGGCCGCGGGCATCGTCAG ATCAAACTCCCAGGAGATGGAGACCTTCAAGACGGAGGTCTACGTCCCTCCCGGAAGCAACATCGAGTTTGAGCTGCATTACCAGGAGATGCTGGAGAGGAAGCTGGGATTCTATGAGCACTCGCTGCACCTGCAGCCCGGGAGACTGGTGCCTCAGTTGCAG GTGGACGTTTACATCTTTGAGCCCAAGGGAATCGCCACGCTGGAAACGTCAAACAACTTTGGGGACATGTTTGCCGAGCTGGTCGCAGTGACGCAGTCCCCGGAGAAG GCCCACGTGGTCTTCAAGCCCAACTTGAACCAGCAGAGGAAGTGCGACAACTGCACGCAAAGCGCCATCGACGGCACCCTGAATGTCAAATATGACGTCAAGCGGGACAGCAACGCCGGCGAGCTGCAG GTCTCGGACGGCCACTTTGTCCACTTCTTCGCGCCTTCCAACATGTCTCCGCTCCCCAAGAACATTGTGTTTGTCATCGACGTCAGCGGGTCCATGTGGGGGGTCAAAATGAAACAG ACGGTGGAGGCCATGCAGGCCATCTTGGACGACCTCACGGTGGATGACCAGTTCAGTATCATCGACTTCAACCACAACGTGCGATGCTGGAACGAAGACTTGGTCCCGGGATCCTCCGTACAAATCGCAGACGCCAAGAGATACGTCCAGAACATTAAACCGGTCGGAG gcacCAACATTAACGAAGCGCTGATGAAAGCGGTGCAGATGCTCGTGAGGGCATCTAATCAGGGGCTCATCGATCCTCGATCGGTCTCCATGATCATCCTGGTGTCGGACGGAGACCCGACAGTGG GCGAGATCAAGCTGAGCACCATCCAGAAGAACGTGAAGAAGGCGATGAGGGACGACTTCTCCTTGTTCTCCTTGGGCATCGGCTTTGACGTGGATTACGATTTCTTGGAGCGCATCGCCATGGACAACCGCGGCATCGCCCAGCGCATCTTCGCTAACCACGACGCAGCCGAGCAGCTCAGG AACTTCTACAGCCAGGTATCCAATCCTCTTCTGCGGAAGATCACCGTCCAGTTCCCGGAGGACTCCGTGTCTGACGTTACGCAGAACCAGTTTGACAAATTCTTTGGGGGCTCCGAGCTGGTGGTGGCCGGCAAGGTGCAACCGTTGGAGGGCGACACCTTGACCAGCTTCACCACCGCGTCGGGT GCCCTGCTGGACATCACCTTGGAAACGGAGGTAGACACTTCCAAGCTGGACATGGAGCTGGCCAAGCAGCAGCACTCCTTCACGGGCTTCGCCAGGCAGCTGTGGGCGTACATCACCATCAAGCAGATGATAAGCGAGAG GTCTTTGGCGCCAAGCGCCGCCAAGAAGAGAAAGATCACCCAGCGCATCCTGGCGCTGGCCATGGAGCATCAGTTTGTCACACCGCTCACGGCGCTGCTGGTGGAGAGCGAGGACAGCAAGGAGAGGCTGCTGGCCGACTCCCCGAAGGACCCCAAGCAAGGCTGCTGCTCAG GGAGCGGATTGGGAGGAGGTTCCAGGACTTTGCCTCCGGTGAAGGTCGTCTACCAACCTCCGCCTTGGGTCCAGATGACCACGCCGGCCCCGCCCAGCCACGTGGAAAAAGGCCCGGAGGAGTGGACCATGTTAAAGACGGTCAACCTAG TGGACAACGACCCTCACTTCATCGTGCACCTGCCTCAAAGCAACACGGACATCTGCTTCAACATCGACTCCGAGCCCGGTCACATCCTCAACCTGGTGACCGACAGAGGCGCGG GCCTGGCGGTCAACGGACAGTTAATCGGCAACAAAATGGCGCACAACGGAAAGCGGAGAACCTACTTCGGGGTCATCTCCGTCTACTACCAGCCGGACGGCATCGGCGTCGCCGTCAGCGCCGACGACATCGCTTTCACCGATGGCAAGAACAACCACAGCTTCACCTGGGGCGCCACGGCCGACATCATCCAAAACGG GGTGAGGATCTCCATCGTGAAGGACGCGCAGGTCACCGTCACCATCAACCGGAGCATCAAGGTGATGGTTCTTCTCCACCGCGTGTGGAAGAAGCACCCTTTCAACGTGGACTTCCTGGGTCTCTACCTCCCCAATGACAACCAGTACTCGCCACTGGTCCACGGCCTCATAG GTCAGTTCTCCCAAGAGCCCGACGTGACCATTTATGACATCCGGGACGGCGCCGACCCCCAAAAGAAGGAGGCCACCATGGAGGTGAAGGGCAACAAGCTGCAAGTCACCAG GGGCTGGCAGAAGGACTACAGACACGACAAGCGACGCGGCTCCGACGTCTACTGCTGGTTCGTGCACAACAGCGGAAAAGGATTCATCGACGGCCACTACAGCGCCTACATCGTCCCCGACCTCGACAGCTTCCTCTCGATGGAATAG
- the kin gene encoding DNA/RNA-binding protein KIN17, with translation MGKADFFSPKAISNRIKSKGLQKLRWYCQMCQKQCRDENGFKCHCMSESHQRQLLLASECPNKFMDYFSNEFKNGFVELLRRRFGTKRVHNNIIYNEYISDRQHIHMNATRWETLTTFTKWLGRQGLCKVDETPKGWYIQYIDRDPETLRRQEELARRKKHELDDEERSAKFIEEQVRRGRDGKEEEVEDPVYTELKRENEEEKVTFNLGAAGTSLAGPSTSSSLLAPSALAKTSSAKRKEPSSASDSRDKKRKSALEQIIEMEERKKQQQQPPPIKTDHWLQPNIVVKVVTKRLGDKYHKKKAVIMEVREKFTAVVKMIDSGDKLKLDQNHVETVIPAPGKRVMIVNGKFRDTEAVLEGIDEKNFCASLTLDSGPQKGTHVDVAYEDFSKLA, from the exons ATGGGGAAAGCCGATTTTTTCTCACCCAAGGCGATAAGCAACCGGATAAAATCCAAAGGTCTCCAAAAACTGAGGTGGTATTGTCAAATGTGTCAAAAACAATGCCGAGATGAG AATGGCTTCAAGTGTCACTGCATGTCCGAGTCTCACCAGAGGCAGCTGCTGCTCGCCTCGGAATGCCCAAACAAGTTCATGGACTATTTCTCCAA CGAGTTCAAAAATGGCTTTGTGGAGCTGCTGCGGCGACGATTCG GGACAAAGCGCGTTCACAACAACATCATATACAACGAGTACATCAGCGACCGCCAACACATCCACATGAACGCCACGCGCTGGGAAACGCTCACCACGTTCACCAAGTGGCTGGGGCGACAAG GTCTTTGCAAGGTGGACGAGACGCCCAAGGGCTGGTACATCCAGTACATCGACCGCGACCCCGAGACCCTCCGCCGGCAGGAGGAGCTGGCGAGGAGGAAGAAGCACGAGCTGGACGACGAGGAGCGCAGCGCCAAGTTCATCGAGGAGCAGGTCCGCAGAGGCCGCGACggcaaggaggaggaggtg GAAGACCCGGTTTACACCGAGCTGAAGCGAGAGAATGAAGAGGAAAAAG TCACGTTCAACCTGGGCGCCGCCGGCACATCACTGGCAGGTCCTTCCACATCAAG TTCCCTCCTGGCCCCAAGTGCTCTGGCCAAGACGTCCTCGGCGAAGAGGAAAGAGCCGTCCTCTGCTTCCGACTCGCGGGACAAGAAGCGAAAGTCCGCCCTGGAGCAGATCATCGAG ATGGAGGAGaggaagaagcagcagcagcagccgccgcccATCAAGACCGACCATTGGCTGCAGCCCAACATTGTGGTCAAGGTGGTCACCAAGAGGCTTGGGGACAAGTACCACAAGAAGAAGGCCGTCATCATG GAGGTGCGAGAGAAATTCACGGCGGTGGTGAAGATGATCGACTCTGGGGACAAACTCAAACTGGACCAGAACCACGTGGAGACGGTGATACCCGCACCAG GAAAGCGCGTGATGATTGTCAACGGAAAGTTCCGTGACACGGAGGCCGTGCTGGAGGGCATCGACGAGAAGAACTTCTGCGCTTCGCTAACGCTCGATTCC GGTCCACAAAAAGGAACGCACGTGGATGTCGCCTATGAGGACTTCTCCAAACTGGCTTGA